The sequence GAGCAGCAGCAGCCTTTGCTATTTCTTGAGCCAAAACCATGTCCCTGGCGAAGTAGCTTTTCAATGCCTGGCCTCAtgcatccccctccccccaacaacCTTCACGGTGGCATTGATGATCCTCTCCGACTTCACTGGCGCAGGAAAGGGGGACCCAGACACACCAGATCACACAGCCGGGAAGCAGGGGAGCCCCCTCTTCATCTTCACCACCCATCTAGTCCTCCAATCTTTCAAAGCAGGGGGGTCAAAGCAAACTTCGGAGTCCCCCAGAGCTGTGCAACCTCAGAGAAATCACTCCACCTCTCTGAGACTTAAGCTCCCCATTGCCAGACAAGAACTAGAAAGGCGGACCTTGAGGGGGTGTGCTAGGATTAGGAACAATCTGTAAAGTCAGGCTGTCAATAGATTGGAAAGTGACAGTTGTAGCGCCTTCTATTCAGAAGGTTCTAGATGCAAGACCTTCTGCCAAGTGTTTTCATGTGTGTGACAGGTGATCCACCTGAATTCTTTTGAGATCCAGCCAACaggatttattgagcacctactatattctGGTTCCTAAGGTTATAATGGAGAAGGGGGAAGCCACAGTCCCCATTCTCAAAGCCAGGTTTAGCGGGAGAGCCAGATGGTTCCAGCCAGACAAGTGTCAGGAAAGTGGGACGGCACAGGGCCACCAAGGAAGGCCACCTGACCCTGCCTTGGGGGATTAGGAAGGCTTTAGGGAGAAAGTGATGCCCAGGTTAAAGGCGGAGTAATTGGCCTGGCGAAGAGGGGTGAGTGGGAATgagagtgttccaggcagtgggaacagtATGTGTGAACTCCTGGAGGTTAAAGGATGGCTCATTCAGAACTGAGTTACTCCTTCCACCCAGATTATAAAGTTGAAGGTGGAGAAAGGTGAGTCATGGAGGGAGTTTATAAGCCAAGCTGAAGAATCtggattttatagatgagagtCACGGACGTGTTTTGAGTGGAGGCTTAACAGTTTGGGAGGCTGGATGGCTCAGCATCTTCAGGCTATGCCTGATTTGCCCAAGGGCTGCCGTTTGGTTGAAGACAGAGGGACCATCAGAGTTGTTTGGGGTTTTGCCCATTCAGTATCCATGGCCCCATTTTCCCTTCATCAACCACCTGGTTATGGCCTCGGTGGGATGGTCAATCAAGGTGGTCCCCCTCCTCTGGCCAAGGGTGGGATGTGGCCCAGGCTACACTCTCCAGAATTTGAAGCTTGGGCTTGGACAGAAGGACTGGACACAGTTGTTTTCATTCATACCCAAAATTGCCCCCTGAAGAGACTGTCCATTAGAGGGTCAAAGCTGTTCTGGTTTCTGCAATTCCTTTGATTAATGAGCTCcctataatgaatgaatgaatgaacgaacgaatgaatgaatgaatgatttggtTAATTAAATAagtaaccacacacacacacacacacacacacacacacacacacacacacacatttatatttatagtgtAAGTTCACCAGAATCATCTTCTGTTGCTTGCTACCAAAGAACCCTAGCTAATAATTACTACTGCTGATGGGTTTGTTGGATTCAGGCAATAGAATGGTAGATtaagcaaaaaccaaaacaaagaaagaaagatattgtGGAATATCTTAGAAAATGGAAAGATGAGTTGTTTTGGGAAAGCTGTGACCCAGGGTAGGTGTGCAGGATTCAGAAGAAGGGCGAATACTACCCTCgagtatttgctttttttttcctcaccctTGTCTTCTCGTGGGTGGCAAGATGGTTGCCGTATTTTAAACATCATGACAATATCCCAGGGCCTCTTTAGAGAGTTGCCAACGGTGCCACACAATTATGGTGACTCCCAGGCTTTGTGTCTGCTCCAAGTTTCAAATTCACCAAAGAAAAGTCTGATATCCTGCTTTGGGATAGGTGTCTATTCCGGTGGGGTAGGGTCTCATGATACGGACAGGGCAGGTCGGGGGTGTTCCGTGTTCTGGGGTAGCCACTGTGAACTGGGTGATCCTCCGGGGATGCGTTTGACTCTGTCCATTGACAAACACCAGAGAACTTGGCGTGGAAAACAAGGACATAGGTGGGACCATGGGCTGGGGAACCAGTTTGCCAAGGCTGGGTTCTCAGACTGTGACCTTTGAGCTGGTTCTCCCATTGCCCCAGGAGAGCTGTGGACTTTCCTGGAATCAGGAGGCCTCCTGTCTTGGGAACCTGTACAGGTGCCCAGGACCTAGGCTAGTAGAAGCTGACCTTGTATCAGGTGAATGATTTCCCCCCTCACCCACCACTGTGCCCTGTATTTTTGAGTCAGCATCATTAATACTGGGGTTCTGAAAAATAACAGAGCATCCTAGTTAAGAGGGTGCTGTCTCTTCACTTTCTAAGATGGAATGCAGACAATTTAGGAGACCTTTACAAGGGGAAGATctttggggggagggaagggtgtcATTGAGTGAGCAAGCTGGTTGACCTcaaattggcaggtggattgagGCCATGAGAACACCTGTTTCTGAGCCCATGTGAGATACTCACTGTGACCCCAACATATCTGGGGGAGGCTTCGAGGGGCATCAAAGTCCTGCATCAGCAGTTGGGGACTTTGAGCCGTTGAAATTCTGGTGCAAATGTTCTTGTGACCTTAATTGTATTTATGAGTCCAGTGAGGCTTGGGGACCTTTGGGTCAACAGCATGAAGAGGCAGGTGGTGTTATGCCTATGTCAGAAATGCAGAGATGGCAGGTTAAGGGATTGAAGTTACCTTCTCAAGGCTCCACGGTTAATGAGCAAGGGAACATGTATCCAATCCCACACCACTTGGATCCCAAAGGTCGTTCATTGGAATGCTTTGGTTTCAAACAAAACAGCCAACTAAAACAGCTTAAATAGAAAggacaatatcttttttttttaaaatggaagttgGAGGTAGATGGTTCCAGAATAGATTAACTCAGAGCCCAACATCATCAGGCTACTTGGTTCTTCCCATCTTTCTTCACTGCTATCCCTGGAGAAGTGGTCCTCAAAATATTGTCCAAGCGCCACCCTGCTTGGTGTCCTTGAGACCCTTTCAGGGTTTCCTcaaggtcaaaattattttcataataatgttAAGGTATTATTTGCCTTTTCCCACTCTGATTCTCTCACGAGGGTACAATGGAACCTTCCAGAGGCTGCATGACGTGTGATGACATCATCTATCTGATGGCCAAACGAATGTGGGCTTGTGTAGTCACGTGTCTTGAAAGTTTTGGGGTTTTAGTTTCTAATAAGGTAAATCTTGATAGATGTAACTCACACAAGTAAAAGCTCTTCAGGGTCCTCagtaatatttaagaatataagAAGATCTTGAAACCAAAATGTTTGAGACCACTGTCCTCAAGTATTTGTTTTTGCTGTCAACCTTGTTTCCTCATGGTTGCAAAATGGCTGCCACATCTGAAACATCACAACAATCTCCAAGGGCTTTTCACTCAGTCTGATTTCAGTAAAGAGAACTTTCCCAGGAGCCCCTCATCAGATCTTCCATCAcgtttcattggccagaattatACCACACGTTCATTCCTTAACCAATCCTTAGCAATAGGGATGATCTATGCCCTGGGGCCAAATCCTGCCTCCCTAAAAGCCATGTCTTCCTGATGCCTGAACAAAATTCTGGTTTATTTaacaaggaaggaagggggtATCTATAAGTTAAGACATAAGTCCAGCTGCTGTAGCAGAGACCCAAAATAATAATGGTTTAATGAAGATagaaatttgtttctctcttACATAACATCCAATTATAAGCTCCCCAGGGCTGGTGTGAGAGCTTTGGGGTACCAGAGATCCAGGCTCCTTCTATATGGTTGTTTTCCCATCTCTAGGCCATTGCTGTCATTTGTATGGCTCAAGAAGCTATCCCACCACATCTGCATCCCAGTAGAAAGGGATTGAGGGGAAGGCACACCCCTTCCCTTTAAGAAGACAACCTAGAAGCTGTACTTATGTCTTGTGCCCATGTCTTActggccagaactcagtcacaCGGCTGTGTGGAGCTGcaagggaatctgggaaatgtagtctttagcTTGGTGGCCTTGTTACATAGAAGAAGGAGAGAATCAGATTAGCTTGTGCCCATTGTTATTCCCCTTTGCCTCCCAAGAAGGATATGTCTTCCTAATACTGAACCAAATCAGTTTGAACTGCCATATTCTTAGTGGTCATTGTTAGTTATCTGAATCATGTGTTATTATCAAACATCGGCTGAGGTCTATGAAGCAATTTCTGCTTCTGTGATAAACAGCGCTCTGCTTCTTGTCTCAAGAAACTCACGTGGGATCTCGCTTCAAATCCTGGATTCTCCAGTTACTGGCTGGGTGACCTGGGCTGGACCATTGGACCACTCTGAGAATCAGTATCTACTTCTATGGTGTGGTGATGCACAACCTACCTggcagggttgttttgaggatgagAAAAGATTCTGGGAATAATAAACCTTGCCTGGGCCCCAGAACATTGTGAATGCCTAATTATAAGGACGCAAATCACTAATCCGCAGACAACATAGCTGTGCAATCATGGGGTTCTGGACAAGGCATAGCTGTGCGGTGCCAGCTGGTCTCCATACACCTTTCTCCTCTCCTACGCCGGCCCACAGTAATATTTCCTCTTTGTCTCAGCTAGCTGATgttgcataacaaatcaccctaaagtttagtggcttgaaacaatgaccacttatttatttatttctttttgctcatGAATCAGTAATCTGGATAGGGTTTGGCAGGGACAGCCCATCTGTGTTCCACTTGACAACTGTTGGTGTGACTTGAAGGGGGGAAGGGGACTGGAATCATCTGAAGGTTCATTCACTTCTGTGTGTGGTAGCTGGGCTGGGAAGAGTCAAACTTCTGGGGACTGGAATAGCTGGGGCTCCTCCAGCATCTCTCTCGATCTCTCTGTGGTCTCTCCACATGGTCTCTCCAGCATGGCAGCTTTAAGGGTACCCCATCTCCTTGCATGGTGGCTAGAGCTCCAATGTCTCGTGCTCTGAGATGGCGACCATCAGGTGCAAGCCACAGTACTTTTATTGACGCAACCTCAGAAGTCACGCCCCATCACTTCTGCTTCCTGCTGTTTTTAGAAGCGAGTCACTAGGGTATTACATTGTCTTTCCTTGTCTACAAGGCCAAGGCCAACTCATGACCACCAAGTGTGCATTTCAGTCCACAAGATGTGGAGTGCAAGCCTTAAGCTGCTTCTTAAGGACTGACCTGGAAGCAACAGATTCATTTACATTCCTATCCCATTGGCTAGACCAGGTCCCAAGGCCACGGTGAgctgcaaggaaggctgggatATGTAGTCTTTCGTTGAGTAGTTGGACGCCCAGCTCAAACTTGGGGAACACTATTGCCGAAAGGAAAATGTGGAACGTTAGTAGCTAGACTTTGCCACAtgcattgaatgaatgaatgaacccatAGAATAATGGATGGAGTTATGGATCTGCTGATGACTGGTTGGCTGTTAAGTTCAGCTGAAAGATGGATAGACCCTGGGTTGATCAACTGCCTGAAAGGTGATAGGTGACCGACTGGGTAATGACTAAGGGCAGCCCCCCTCCTCGTCCTCTGTCTGACAACCCCCTCCCCGtatttcccccttccttctccagtTCAGCAATGTCACCTTCTTCATCTTTGGGCCTCTCATGATGTTTCTGATGCACCCATATGTCCAGAAATGTTCCCGCTACATTTATGTCACCTTCATCCTCTTCACAGTCGTAGGTAGGTGGGGGGCTGGGACAGTACGGTAGTGGGGGCGGGAAGGGACAATTCCCTTGACCACTTGCCTTTGTCTTTTGCtccaggtctgttctctatgtacTTTCACATGACACTCAGCTTCCTGGGCCAGATGCTGGATGAGATTGCTATTCTGTGGCTGCTGGCCAGTGGCTACAGCATATGGATGCCCCGCTGCTACTTCCCTGCCTTCCTAGGGGAGAACAGGTGGGGCGAGGGCCGGTCCTCTGTCGATCTTGCTGGAGCCCACCTATCCTCTGGGTCCCCTGCCCAGGCCCTCTTGGGGTGTTTGGAATCCTTCCCCTCAACACCCCAGGACTTTTTCCTGACCCTGCCTGATCTAACTGGACTTCCAGGGGCCCCTCTTCTGAGTGCACTTGCGACCCCTGGAAGTCCTCCCCTTATCCTACTgcttatttggaattcttcctcTGATCCCACCTGGATAGCTGGGACCTTCTCCAGACCCTGTCTGAACCCACTATGGGGTCCCAGAACCCCATGCCTAAGCTTACCTGGGGCCCACAGACCTCTTCCCTGAGCCTGTCACCTGGGTTGCCCGGAATCTTTCATTGGATCCTCCTGGGCCCTTTTTTTTGACCTCAAGACCCATCTGAATCTCTCTCCTGACCCTGTGTGACCCACTTGAGCCTTCCAGGACCCCTCTCCTAATAGCCACTGGGACCCCTGTAGTTCCTTCCTTAATCCCACCCGGCTCACCTGAATCCCTTGCCTGAACTCACCTGGGCTCTGGAACCCTCTTCTGACCTGACTAAGCCCCCTTGAGCTTCCCTGAGACCCCCTTGTCATCCTACCCATCCCCTACCCCGGGACCCCCTTTGGACCCTGCTTGTGCCCACCTGGGTTCCCTGGGAAATTTCATGTGATCCTCCTGGGACCCCTGAGACCTTTTACTGAGCCCACCTGGGAGTCTTAAGACCATTTTCTGAGCTTCCCTTTTCTCATCCGTCTTTGCGACAAGAGCACCCTATTGCTCTGCCTAAACCCCACAGGAACACCCCCCAACCACCCCCCCACGGCtgatcccttctctccccaggcCCCAGTACATCTGCCTGGTCATCACCGCCACCGTGGTCAGTACCTTCCTGTCCTTCCTGACGCCCATGATCAACGCGTACGCCCTCAACAGCATTGCCCTGCACGTCGTCTACGTCGTGGCCCAGGAATataaaaagtgggtggtggctgCAGGTGCCCGGGGAGGGGGCTCCCCTTTCCCTTCCAAGAaccgcaccccccacccccgccaaaaaaacccacaacatcTCACTGTGTTAAAGAGGTGATGTCCCTTCCCCGAGATCATTCAGCAAATAGGGGCAGGACCGGGATTTGAACCTAAGGTTGTCTCTGACTGCAGAGTTTgtcccttttattctgaaaacCCCCAAACACACATAGAAGTGGAGAGCATTGTATCACAAACCTCCGTGTGCCCACTAACCAGCCCCAGCAAACATTAGCATCTTGCCGACCTGCGTCCTATGTTCCCCCCAGATTTCATATAATGTCACCCATTCATTTTTCAGGGTTTCACTCACCTgataaagaattattatttttagccCATACTAGGTCTTAGCAGGCTAGAGAGGGGACTCTCAAATGGGGCCCTTTGAGGAGAGTTGAATAAAACGTTTCCTTACAAAGGAGAGGGCAGGCTGTAGGAAAATCACTAGGGATCATTTAGAAGCTCTGTGTTAATAACGGCGGGATTCTGTGATCATCGGGAGACCtgggatggggagtgatgggaggGAGTGATTGCAAGAATCTGGAAGGAGAGAGCTAGCAGAGGGGGGTCTCCTTGGCAAGAGCTGTGGCCTCCAGTTGTTGGTTGTAGCCAGCCCGAGCCAATCCCACAGGGAGGTTGTGTGGACCAAATCCAGGGGCTCCCTTGTCCTTGGGCTTCCAGTTGGGTTGCCCAATGATTTCCAGTTGGGTTGGCCAATGGGGAGCCCCAGTAGGGAACCAAAGGGTAGATGGAGGATACTGTTGGAATATTTATTTCGAGGTCCACATAGCTTAGctcccctgcccctgctgccctcTGAGGCACAGGGCAGAGTGGAGAAAGGCAGGGAAGGATCTAGAGGGACGAATAGAAGATCCTTCCTTAAGATAGCATCTAATACCCATTTTGCACTGAACTTTCCTCAGTTTCCCAAAGACATCTTCTTACACCTGGTCTTGTTTAAATCAGAAGGCAAACACAGTCTCTCAGACCTTCTTTATTCCATagcagtccctccctccctccctcccccctcccccctccccctttcttcaCGCCTCTGATTTGATAACAGAAACTCGATCCATCGTTTGTCCTGTACAACATCCTGCATTATGGATTTGGCCGACTGATTgctgtggtttctttctttctttctttttctttcttccttccttccttcctttctttctttttttctttttctttccttctttctttctttctttttcttcttttttccttctttcttttttatttttgtatttcctgAAAATTAATAGATCTAGACTTacatttaatttcctcatttcatGTGTGGCACTGGGTGCTGCTTGTTCCAGCCAATCAAGACCCCATGATGAATGGTTGTCCCACATTTAGTGCCATTAAGATTGATCAGTAGATTCGGATGTTGTCATCCAGACCCTTCATTGTAAAGTTTCCTACTGACCTTTCCCCTAATGATTCCAGCAGCTGTTTCATGCCATCTCCATCCGTGATCTCATTAGAGGGTGCAAAAGGGTGATTTTCAGATTCTGTTATTCCTTCTGCATTGATTATCTGGAGTTCATCCATCCAGATAGAAGGACTTTTGCTCATCCACCTTGAAATACAGTTTGGACAGGAAAGACAGGATAGGGCACtgattctttcccttttaaaaatcaacttctaGAGCAATGAGTTGGCACCTTAGCCATCTCTAGTAAGGACCAATgaagtggtttttttctttaagtattatTATGAACTCATGGGTGTTTATATCTCTGAAGTGTTTCAATCCATTGCAGTCACTATcctatatttttaactttttattttgaaataattagagGCTCAGAgcaagttgcaaaaatagtacagagtcctgtgtaccctttacccagatgCCCCCCCTGCTCCCCCAATGGCAGCATCGGATGTAACCACAGTCCAGCCtcaaaaaggaggaaattgaCAATGGGACAATACTGTTAACTAGATCACAGACTTTATTCAGAGTTcactaatttaaattttttttttttttggccacactgcccagcatgcagaatcttagttccctgaccagggatcgaccctgtgccccctgaagtggaagcgcagagtcctaaccactgcaccactggggaattCCTTAGATTTCACCaattctgatgattttttttttttttttttttggtgttcaAACTGTCCCATTTCAGGCTAGCGGGCAGGGCTTGTGCTTTTATCCATAAAGGAGTTACTGCCCCATTAATCCCTGATAAACTGTTTCCTAAGGGACAGTGGGTTAGCTCTGCTGTTTGGGAAACACAGATTCCAATCTTGAGTTATCCTGAGACATGGCCTCAGAGAATACACCCtcccacacacagacatatattcTCATAGCCACATAGACATAAATTCTCATGCACCGACCCACAGGGGCACACACACttacaccccaaaacacaaacaCGGAAAGCCTTGTTGGTTGCGGGTTCTGCATTCTGATAAACCTGAATCAGACCCCACTTACTAGCCGTGTAAccttggggtggggctgggacatACTTAATCTCgcgtgcctcagttttctcacctacaaaatgggaataatagcatTGTTGTGAGGACCCGGCATCTTGTAAGGGCTCAGCAAGTGTTAGCACAGATCTGGCCCTCTCCCCGCTTGCCCCCTtgatccttccctcctcccagcctcatcTCCTTGGATGGAGGAGTTTCCCGTCAGCTCCTTTGGGCCCTGCTAGCTGAGTCAGGCTCtgatctccctccttccctccctaggACCAGTAATAAGGAGCTTCGGCGTCTAATTGAGGTCACCATGGTTTCATGGGCTTTTGCGTTTACTAGCTGGATCAGTGACCGCTGGCTTTGCAGTTTCTGGCAGTGGATTAATTTCTCCTACCTGCACAGCATCTGGTAAGCATTTGCCCTGTGGTCTTGGGCCTTAGCAGCAGAAACTCTCAGATGCCAGAGCTTGGAGCAGgagcctgggggcagggtggggaggcacAGATactgggatgtgtgtgtgtatgtatgtctgtgtgtgttgggggacgGTGTAGTCCGGAGATCAGGTCCAGGAGGTCCTTTGGGATGGTCAGGATCCATGAGAGGTAgggagaggtggggatgggggcatcAAGCTGGCTGCAGGGGCATCTTGTCCCGTCATCACCCTGTCACATAGGCATGTACTCATCAGCATCCCCTTCCCCTATGGCACTGTCATCATGGCCATGGTGGATGCCACGTATGAGATGCCGGACAAAACTCTCAAAGTCTGCTACTGGCCTCGGGACACTTGGTCCATGGGGCTGCCCTACGTGGAGATCAGTGATGACAACAAGAGCTGCTGAGGTCCGCCAGCTTCTTGACCACCCAGCTACCTGCGTCCTGAGGACAGAAACCTGAATGGGGAGACTGAGAGACACTCGCAGTTCcaccctccagctccatttccccATCCTCCTGGTCCTCCGTGGCCCCATCCTGAGGCAGGGGATGGACTTCACAGCCTCTCTGTGCTGTAGTCTGATGACCCTGGGCGGCTGCCTGGCAGAGCTCCCCTCCACAACCTGCCCCTGTTCTCTTTCACttcctcttcctggttcactgtTGTCACGTGACCAGGCTGGATGACCTGGTGCTGTGATTCTGTGGCAGCCACTGGGAATGACCTCAGGCTGGGGCTTGGTCCCCGGGCACCTTATGAAGAGTGGCGGTCACTATGAGACTCTTTGGACCTGTCTTCGGCTGTGCAATGTCACTGGTACTTGGGGGGCATCCCAGAGAAGGGACATGTTTTCCAGTCACCTCATTCTACACTCACACATGCGTGCAGAGACCTCACAGATCCTCACACGGGCTCACACCGGCTCCCATGGAGTTGTGGGGTTGACAGCAGAGCAACTTGGAAGCCAGGACTGGGTGATTTGGGTACTGTTGGGGCACGGGCATCAGTACGGGAGCTGCAGTGGCCGGTACAGGCTCTCAA comes from Tursiops truncatus isolate mTurTru1 chromosome 3, mTurTru1.mat.Y, whole genome shotgun sequence and encodes:
- the ACER1 gene encoding alkaline ceramidase 1, with amino-acid sequence MPSIFAYQSSEVDWCESNFQHWELVAEFYNTFSNVTFFIFGPLMMFLMHPYVQKCSRYIYVTFILFTVVGLFSMYFHMTLSFLGQMLDEIAILWLLASGYSIWMPRCYFPAFLGENRPQYICLVITATVVSTFLSFLTPMINAYALNSIALHVVYVVAQEYKKTSNKELRRLIEVTMVSWAFAFTSWISDRWLCSFWQWINFSYLHSIWHVLISIPFPYGTVIMAMVDATYEMPDKTLKVCYWPRDTWSMGLPYVEISDDNKSC